A stretch of DNA from Macrotis lagotis isolate mMagLag1 chromosome X, bilby.v1.9.chrom.fasta, whole genome shotgun sequence:
ATGTACAAATATCTAATGTGATCTCATGATTTGATGTCACAATACAAAAAAGAACCTGTTACCTGCACATTTGGTCTGTTTCTTTTGGTTGCTCCTTCAAATGCCAAGTAAGACAGAGAAGCTGGTTCACTTCCTCCAACATCAACCTTGAATAAGTCACCAGATTTAGCAGTCACAATGCCTATCACATGGTCTCCTTTCACAGGGACATACTGAAAGAGAAGTCATAAAACATAAGCATATAGACacctgaaaatagaaaaaaatttcaccaGCAAGCCCTGCCAATAGATTTTtacatttctacttttttttaacattctatatagcctttactctttaaaaaatttttttaataaatattttgttttccaatcacatacaatagtagtttctatcttttttctgtaaggttttgaatcttacaatttccccccttccctccccccaacagaaggcagtctgataatgtttacattgcttccatgctatacattgatcaaaactgataCATTTCTCCTTTTAGAAAGTATATTTTAACATTTCAgtatcaatattattttataaatatttgtctaAATATGTAAGCTGCTTTAGGGCTGCAATTTAATTTTTGGCCTTTGGATCTACAAGCAAATTCATGAAGGTCCTAGATAGCTGCACAGAACAGGCAGTCAGGGAAGAGAACAACTGCACCAATCAGATCCCACAGATTCCACAGGTGAGAATACACAGCACTCGGTCCAGGGCCCTGCACATAGTAAACAAATTAATATTTGTGGAATTATGAATTCCAGATATAGGAAAATGGTACAAACCAATACAGAACAATCTCAACGATTAATTTCTTAATAACTGAATTTTGCTTCAAAGATCTCAAACTTGAGAGATTTATCCACTAATTTTATCCATTCAATTTAATTAACAGTACCTAGGAAGCACATAGGAAGGATATGGAAAGCTTTTAACAAGTGTTTAGTTTATTCATTCCATTCACCAAACAACGAGGCACAGACACTGACAGATAAGAATTACCTCTGCATTTGTGGAGTTTTCAGTGTAGCAAAAGGGTATCCCATGTACAACTATAATTAAACTAATGACCAGGCACTTCTATCCTAATTGATCATTTTGCTCCTAGTCTCTCCCATCAACAATACATCCTCAATGTTCTCTTTCACCTCAAATATTCTTGGATGTTTATGTTAATTTCTTTTACCCCATCACCCCACAATCTTTATGGAATGTATGACTTTGCTTCATGTCTCaagatattattttgatttttttaagggaaagaaCTTGTGATTTGTCTCTATTTTCTCTAGCATAATGACttgtacacagtaggcacttataTATTTGAACTGAACATGCATTATAAACAAAATGTTAGGTCAAGGAGAGAGGAGACTTAATCGAGTGGGAAGTGGAGATATTGCAGAAAATCCTTCAATAAGTACTTGTGACTGgagataacaaaaacaaaaaattaaatagtccctgtcttcaagaacaTATAACTGACCAAGAAAGGTTTTAATACAGGAAGGTGCAGAGTTGGAGAAGTGAGGGTAAAGGTCCGGTTTCAGGCCCTAGCAAAGGTAGGACAGTAGAGAATAGGCAATAAGTAGTGAGGTGGTGTCAGTCTTTGGAGCTTCATTCTGTAGTCCGCTAGGTGAGGGTGTGGGGGGCAGAGGGCACATGATGCCCCAACACAGAGGACCGGGGCAAGAAGGCCTATTCTGATAGTCCCATGTGTGGGATACTATAGCTTTCTGGTTAATGATGGAAATACCTTGTAGAGCTAACAAGAGACAATGAaagtgtgtgtgtgcgcgcatgtatgtgtatatatatgtgtgtgtgtgtgtgtgtatagatatataaaatacctCTAGCCCGGCTAAATCACTGGGCTCAAAGAACGGCATCTTACCAAGAGCCTGGAGGCCGCGGAGCCCAAACCTGCGACTTGACAATTAAGGAGAAAACTGACAACTAGGAGGGCCGGGTTGCCGGCGCGGCCGCGCATGCGCGCCAGGGAAGGTGGTCCAAGACGCCAtgtgcgccccccccccccgggccggccgcgcccccgcgcccccccccccgggccggCCGCGCCCCCGCGCCCGCTCACTCACGCGCTTCTGCTGGGAGTCCACCCAGTAcacgccgccgccgccgccgccgccgccgccgcccggctCCTTGTGGCGCAGCCGGCCGCACTTGGTCACCAGCAGGCGGTCCCCGCAGCGCCGCAGGCCCGGCCCGCACACCACGCGGGCGCGGGGCCGCACCACGGCCCCCAAGCGCAGCATCTGCTCCGCCGAGCCCTCGCTGCCCGGCCCCGCCGCCTCGGGCAGCAGCAGCTCCTCCCCGGGCAGGACCACCTGCCCCAGCACGGTGCGCGCCGCCCGCGCGGCCGGGCCGGGACCTGGGCCGGCCGCCATGGCTCGGCCACCGCCTCCGCCGCGCCTCCTAGAGCGGCCCCTGCAGTCCGGGGAGAGGGGCGGATGGACGGGCCCCGCGGCCGCCCCTTCCTCCGCAGCCCCAGGAAAACGCGCCTCTGCCCCGCCCCTTCCGCGAGGGGCCCGCCCCTTCCGCGAGGGGCCCGCCCCTTCCGCGAGGGGCCCGCCCCTTCCGCGGAGGCGGGGCGCTCTCTCTCCCGTGATAGGACCACGGCGTTGGCCCCGCCCCGGAGTCCCGCCCTCCTCCGGCGGTTCTACTCCACGTGACATGGCCCCGCCCCTCCCAGGCTCTGCCATTGACAGCCCACGTGCGTAAAGGAGCCATAGGGCGCTCGGCCCAAAGCTCCGCCCCTTCCTGTCTCCGGGGCACGTGATAAGTGCTGCCGCCCCTCCACCGAGGCTCCATGCTGGCTCGGCCCCTCTCATCCTGAACCCCAACTCCGAGGATGGCAGAGGAACAGCCCTGCCCCCACAGCTCCACCTTTCGGGGGGACCCGAGAGCAGTCCCGGGCCCTCCTCTCCCCGTCCTGAGTAGAGGAGGCGGCGGAGCCCTGaactacacccccccccccccgcctgccTTTTCCCGGGGTTCCCTTCTGGCCCCGCCCCCAACGTACGCCAACGCCCCTCTCCATCTCGGCCCCGCCTCTCCGAGCCGCCCCGCCCACCCCGTCCAGAATCGAATGGCCCCGAGTCAGGGCTGGCCCCTGGGTTTTCTCCAACTACCCCCTGCGCCCAAAGTGTTCTAAggattggatttaaaaaaaatttcttttacaaggcaatggggttaagcgacttgcccaaggccacacagctaggtgattattaagtgtctgaggtcggatttgaactcaggtcctcctgactccagggcccgtgccgcctagccgccccagtgTGGGACTTTTCTGAGAGCAATAAAGACTTCTCTGTTTTTATGGGATCATAGGGAGACATCTTAGATGGCACTTTTGGggaatcatctagttcaactcatttaattttgtttttattttgaatctaACCCTCTACTTTTGCTTCTCTGCGAGTGAGACTTCTTttctacaaattaaaaaaaaatcatcaaacaaaattaaaaacacatgcaactggggcggctaggtggcgcagtggacagagcaccggccctggagtcgggaggacctgagttcaaattcgccctcagacatttaagaattgCCTGgccctgtgactttgggcaagccacttaaccccattgacttaaataaatttaa
This window harbors:
- the EXOSC3 gene encoding exosome complex component RRP40; amino-acid sequence: MAAGPGPGPAARAARTVLGQVVLPGEELLLPEAAGPGSEGSAEQMLRLGAVVRPRARVVCGPGLRRCGDRLLVTKCGRLRHKEPGGGGGGGGGGVYWVDSQQKRYVPVKGDHVIGIVTAKSGDLFKVDVGGSEPASLSYLAFEGATKRNRPNVQVGDLIYGQFVVANKDMEPEMVCIDSNGRANGMGVIGQDGLLFKVTLGLIRKLLAPECEIIQEIGKLYPLEIVFGMNGRIWVKARTIQQTLILANVLEACEHMTTDQRKQIFSRLSES